From the Burkholderia sp. WP9 genome, the window CGGTGAAGCGCGAGCATCGCCTGCTGATCTTCGGTCTTGACGGCCACGAACCGCATGCCCGGACGCTGCGCAGCTTCCCAGATTGCCGCCGCGTCCGCGGCATCGTTCTTGTTCGACTTGACGAATGGCCGCACGAACTGCGCTGCAATGAGCCGCACATCGTGGCCAAGCCGAGCCAGTTGCCTTGCCCAATGATGAGCGCTGCCACAGGCTTCCATCACGACACGGGATACAGGCCGGTTGGCAAAGAACGGTAGTAGCTGCGCGCGTTTGAGAGCCTTGTTGTGGATTGCGCCGGTGTCAGAATCAACGAAATGGACCTGGAAGACGCGCGTCGCCAGATCGATGGCAATGATCGTGGGTTCCATCAGATTCTCCTTGACGGCAGGACTGCCGGACCTGCAATGTCGCACGTTCTGGAAGCGAGACCGCGGCGCCGGACAGACCGTTAAGGCGGGAGGCGACCATTCCATCTAATGAGCCAGAACCGGACATTACTAAAAAGCCCTGACATACAAATGGGTGATAATTTATATTATGTAAACTTATCAATTACCCGTTGACTGTTCACTTCGGCCCGGCACTCGATCGGCCATATGGGCTTCGTCCGGCGAGCCAGTCACCTCCAAGAAAGCTGCGCCGTTCTACCACCACATCAGCGCGATATCCCGTGAAGCCCGTCGTCAGCAAATCGCCCTCGCCGCATCAACGAGAGCTCGTGAAAGTGGACGATTCCATGCGAGCTCGCGACCTGAAGCCGTCACAGCCGCCGGTTAACCGGGGCCGGTCAGGAGATCGGACCGCCCCGTAGATTCGCCGTGGGTGAGATGCGAATGACCCTGGCGCGTGACGTCATCGTGATCAACGCTCGTCGCGTTGCCGATCCGAGCGCGGAGTGAGGGCCGTATAAGCATACGCAAACCCTAACAACGCCCCCTCATCCCATTGCCGCCCCACAAAAATCAACCCAAATGGCGCACCCGACGCATAAAACCCCGCAGGCACCGCAATCCCCGGCAAGCCCGCAATATTGATCTCGCCTACCGTCGTCTCCTGAATGACATCCTGACCGTGAAGCGGAGGCAGTTCACCTCGCATCTGCGGAAACACCAGTGCATCGAGCTGTTGCGCATCCATCACCGCATTGAAAATCCGCAGATAGCGCGCCTTCACTTCGACAAACTCAGGCATCTCCGGCGGCACCGATGGATCAGCCAGCGCGGCCGTGAAATCCGCGAGACTATGCAGATATCGCAGGATCCCCTGCGCCCCAAAAGCATCGTCATCTTTCGTCGCCGCAGCGAATTCCGCGAAGGTCTTGAGCGACGCATGCTTGCCGAGCCGCTGAAGATACTTTTCCAGATCGTACGGAATCGACTCCAGACCGCGCGCATCGAAATGCGCCAGCGGCGGAGTCGGCTTCCTCAGTTCGGCGAACCCCGAGCCCGCGAACGGATCGTCGACAAGAATCGCACCCAGACCGACAAGTTCGTCCTTCACCCGCTCATACAGCGCGCCAGCTTCATCGGACAAAGGCTGATTGCGCCAGCCCGGGCCATACAGGCCGATGCGCTTGCCGTTCAGCGCTTTCGGGTCCAGCGCCGCGGTATAACCGCCTTCCGGTTGCCGGCCGACGCTCGCGAGTGTCTTCGGGTCTTCGCTCGAATAGCCCGCGAGCACGTCGAGGCACAGCGCGGCATCCCACACGTTTCGTGCAATGGGTCCCACCACATCGCGATTACCCGACAGCGGTACCACGCCCGCATTCGGCACCAACCCGATAGTCGGTTTGATTCCGACGAGGTTCTGCGCCGATGCGGGGTTCTGAATCGATCCGCCGGTCTCTTCCGCCAGGCCGAGTACGGCCATGCACGACGCCACCGCCGATGCCGTGCCCGCACTGCTGCCGCCCGGCACCCGATCGGGCATCACGACATTGATCGTGGGGCCCGCCCAGCTATCGTTCGCATGCGAGCCGGTGTGGCTCAGGATCGGCACGTTCGTTTTGCCGAGCAGAATCGCACCCGCGCGGCGCATCCGTGCGACGACCGGCGCATCACGCTCTGGCATCAGGTCGACGCCGCCTCTCTTGCTGTACAACTTCGCCCATCCCGCGGTAGTCGGAAAGCCGACCATGTCCATAGGATCCTTGATGACGACCGGCACGCCGGCAAGCGGACCCAGCGGTTCGCCGGCAGCGCGCCGTTCGTCGATCCGGCGCGCGTCGTCGATAGCCGCCGGGTTCAGGAAAATCACTGCGTTGTACTTGCCGTTGTCGCGCTCGATTCTGTCGAAACAGGCGCGCGCCAGCTGCTCGGCCGTGAATGTGCCCGCCTTGAAACCCGCCTGCACGGCCTCGACCGTCAGGGCGTCCAGATCGATATCCATCGCACTGCCTCGTTCCATTCCATGCTCCTGTTGATTTGACCGCGTGTCAGAGCTGCACGCCGCGCGTGAGTGCTCCATCGACGACGAAGTTCGTCCCGCTCACAAAGCTCGCCACCGGACTCGCGATGAACGCCACCGCGTTAGCGATTTCCTGCGGGCGCCCCATGCGCCCAGTCGGATTCAATGCGAGTGCGCGTTCGAATAGCGCCGCGTCGTTATGCTCGAT encodes:
- a CDS encoding amidase; this translates as MERGSAMDIDLDALTVEAVQAGFKAGTFTAEQLARACFDRIERDNGKYNAVIFLNPAAIDDARRIDERRAAGEPLGPLAGVPVVIKDPMDMVGFPTTAGWAKLYSKRGGVDLMPERDAPVVARMRRAGAILLGKTNVPILSHTGSHANDSWAGPTINVVMPDRVPGGSSAGTASAVASCMAVLGLAEETGGSIQNPASAQNLVGIKPTIGLVPNAGVVPLSGNRDVVGPIARNVWDAALCLDVLAGYSSEDPKTLASVGRQPEGGYTAALDPKALNGKRIGLYGPGWRNQPLSDEAGALYERVKDELVGLGAILVDDPFAGSGFAELRKPTPPLAHFDARGLESIPYDLEKYLQRLGKHASLKTFAEFAAATKDDDAFGAQGILRYLHSLADFTAALADPSVPPEMPEFVEVKARYLRIFNAVMDAQQLDALVFPQMRGELPPLHGQDVIQETTVGEINIAGLPGIAVPAGFYASGAPFGLIFVGRQWDEGALLGFAYAYTALTPRSDRQRDER